Proteins from a genomic interval of Diaminobutyricimonas aerilata:
- a CDS encoding cytochrome c oxidase subunit 4 — translation MRVNAVLFWLLSIFFGLAAIAYAIWSMIDYANFPSELKQQSGVEWVGTVGLSLTSALTIFLGFYLQRTYKAQGGELPEDRLDADIDDGDAELGHFSPWSWWPISLAAGLALIFLGLAIGLWVALIGAAFTVVSLMGWQYEYYRGNFGR, via the coding sequence GTGAGAGTCAACGCGGTTCTGTTCTGGCTGCTGTCCATCTTCTTCGGCCTCGCCGCGATCGCGTACGCGATCTGGTCGATGATCGACTACGCGAACTTCCCGAGCGAGCTCAAGCAGCAGTCGGGCGTGGAGTGGGTCGGGACGGTAGGCCTGTCGCTCACCTCGGCGCTGACGATCTTCCTCGGCTTCTACCTGCAGCGCACCTACAAGGCGCAGGGCGGCGAGCTTCCGGAGGACCGCCTCGACGCGGACATCGACGACGGTGACGCGGAGCTGGGCCACTTCAGCCCGTGGAGCTGGTGGCCGATCTCACTCGCAGCCGGTCTCGCGCTCATCTTCCTCGGACTCGCCATCGGTCTGTGGGTCGCGCTCATCGGCGCCGCCTTCACGGTCGTGAGCCTCATGGGCTGGCAGTACGAGTACTACCGCGGCAACTTCGGGCGCTGA
- the ctaD gene encoding cytochrome c oxidase subunit I, with product MTLTASRPQTPSADAPAPVRRGSIIVDYLTTTDHKKIGYLYLISSFIYFCLGGVMALIIRAQLFAPGLEIVGSKEQYNQLFTMHGTIMLLMFATPLFAGFANVLMPLQIGAPDVAFPRLNALAYWFYSFGSLIAVAGFLTPQGAASFGWFAYTPLSNTTFTPGVGGHLWVVGLALSGFGTILGAVNFITTIITMRAPGMTMFRMPIFTWNTLVTSLLVVMAFPVLAAALFGLAADRIFGAHVYNVENGGAILWQHLFWFFGHPEVYIIALPFFGIVSEVFPVFSRKPIFGYKTLVYATIAIAALSVTVWAHHMYVTGSVLLPFFALMTMLIAVPTGVKIFNWVGTMWRGSVTFETPMLWAIGFLITFTFGGLTGVILASPPLDFHVSDTYFVVAHFHYVVFGTVVFAMFSGFYFWWPKWTGKMLDERLGKIHFWMLFIGFHATFLIQHWLGVQGMVRRYATYLPEDGITWMNQLSTVGAMILGASLLPFFYNVYVTARRAPKVTVNDPWGYGRSLEWATSCPPPRHNFTSIPRIRSESPAFDLNHPEAGIPVGVGPAKDAPDAPTYDAAKDEVK from the coding sequence ATGACGCTCACCGCATCACGTCCCCAGACCCCGTCGGCGGACGCCCCCGCACCCGTCCGCCGAGGCAGCATCATCGTCGACTACCTCACGACGACGGACCACAAGAAGATCGGGTACCTGTACCTCATCTCCTCGTTCATCTACTTCTGCCTCGGCGGAGTGATGGCTCTCATCATCCGCGCCCAGCTGTTCGCTCCGGGCCTCGAGATCGTCGGCAGCAAAGAGCAGTACAACCAGCTGTTCACGATGCACGGCACGATCATGCTGCTGATGTTCGCGACGCCGTTGTTCGCGGGCTTCGCCAACGTGCTCATGCCCCTGCAGATCGGCGCGCCGGATGTGGCGTTCCCCCGTCTGAACGCGCTCGCGTACTGGTTCTACAGCTTCGGCTCGCTCATCGCCGTCGCCGGCTTCCTCACGCCGCAGGGTGCCGCATCCTTCGGCTGGTTCGCCTACACCCCGCTGTCGAACACGACGTTCACACCCGGGGTCGGCGGACACCTGTGGGTCGTCGGCCTCGCGTTGAGCGGTTTCGGCACCATCCTCGGCGCGGTGAACTTCATCACGACGATCATCACGATGCGTGCCCCGGGCATGACCATGTTCCGCATGCCGATCTTCACCTGGAACACGCTCGTCACGTCGCTGCTCGTCGTGATGGCCTTCCCGGTGCTCGCCGCGGCGCTGTTCGGTCTCGCGGCCGACCGCATCTTCGGTGCCCACGTGTACAACGTCGAGAACGGCGGCGCCATCCTGTGGCAGCACCTGTTCTGGTTCTTCGGTCACCCCGAGGTGTACATCATCGCGCTGCCGTTCTTCGGCATCGTCTCCGAGGTGTTCCCGGTCTTCAGCCGCAAGCCGATCTTCGGCTACAAGACGCTCGTCTACGCGACGATCGCGATCGCCGCGCTGTCGGTGACCGTGTGGGCGCACCACATGTACGTGACGGGTTCGGTCCTGCTGCCGTTCTTCGCCCTCATGACGATGCTCATCGCCGTGCCGACGGGGGTGAAGATCTTCAACTGGGTCGGCACGATGTGGCGGGGATCGGTCACGTTCGAGACCCCGATGCTGTGGGCCATCGGCTTCCTCATCACCTTCACCTTCGGTGGGCTCACGGGTGTCATCCTCGCGTCGCCGCCGCTGGACTTCCACGTCTCCGACACCTACTTCGTCGTGGCGCACTTCCACTACGTCGTGTTCGGCACCGTCGTGTTCGCGATGTTCTCGGGCTTCTACTTCTGGTGGCCGAAGTGGACCGGCAAGATGCTCGACGAGCGTCTCGGCAAGATCCACTTCTGGATGCTGTTCATCGGCTTCCACGCGACCTTCCTCATCCAGCACTGGCTGGGTGTGCAGGGCATGGTGCGGCGCTACGCGACCTACCTCCCCGAGGACGGCATCACCTGGATGAACCAGCTCTCGACCGTCGGGGCGATGATCCTCGGCGCCTCGCTGCTGCCGTTCTTCTACAACGTCTACGTCACCGCGCGTCGCGCCCCGAAGGTCACGGTGAACGACCCGTGGGGCTACGGTCGTTCGCTCGAGTGGGCCACTTCGTGCCCGCCGCCGCGGCACAACTTCACGTCGATCCCGCGCATCCGTTCGGAGTCGCCGGCGTTCGATCTCAACCACCCGGAGGCGGGCATCCCGGTCGGGGTCGGCCCGGCCAAGGACGCGCCCGACGCCCCGACGTACGACGCCGCGAAGGATGAGGTGAAGTAG
- the coxB gene encoding cytochrome c oxidase subunit II — MRSSRRLRWVAIPVVAGLALALAGCTSEQLRGYLPGEPGITNHTDRITSLWTGSWIVLLAVGVVTWSLIIWAAVVYRRRKGQSGLPVQLRYNLPIEIFYTVVPLILVLGFFAFTARDQQAIESPNDPEVKIEVFGKRWGWDFNYTDENVYLAGIQAQEDPQTNYVDTDLLPTLYLPVGKRVEIKIESRDVAHSFWIIDFLYKKDMIPGKSNYMYFVPEKTGEYEGKCAELCGEYHSLMLFKVKVVEQAEYDDYIESLREAGNEGQLGNEYNTNSNLPGRSPIEE, encoded by the coding sequence GTGCGCTCTTCCCGCCGTCTCCGTTGGGTCGCGATCCCGGTCGTGGCCGGGCTGGCCCTCGCGCTGGCCGGCTGCACGTCCGAGCAGCTTCGCGGCTACCTCCCGGGCGAGCCCGGCATCACGAACCACACCGATCGGATCACCTCGTTGTGGACCGGTTCGTGGATCGTCCTGCTCGCCGTCGGCGTCGTGACGTGGTCGCTCATCATCTGGGCCGCCGTCGTCTACCGCCGCCGCAAGGGCCAGAGCGGCCTGCCCGTGCAGCTGCGCTACAACCTGCCGATCGAGATCTTCTACACGGTCGTGCCGCTCATCCTCGTGCTGGGCTTCTTCGCCTTCACCGCACGGGACCAGCAGGCGATCGAGTCGCCGAACGACCCCGAGGTGAAGATCGAGGTCTTCGGCAAGCGCTGGGGCTGGGACTTCAACTACACGGATGAGAACGTCTACCTCGCGGGCATCCAGGCCCAGGAGGACCCGCAGACGAACTACGTCGACACCGACCTGCTGCCGACCCTCTACCTGCCGGTGGGCAAGCGCGTCGAGATCAAGATCGAATCCCGCGACGTCGCCCACTCGTTCTGGATCATCGACTTCCTCTACAAGAAGGACATGATCCCCGGCAAGTCGAACTACATGTACTTCGTGCCGGAGAAGACCGGCGAGTACGAGGGCAAGTGCGCCGAGCTCTGCGGCGAGTACCACTCGCTCATGCTCTTCAAGGTGAAGGTCGTCGAGCAGGCCGAGTACGACGACTACATCGAATCGCTGCGCGAGGCCGGCAACGAAGGCCAGCTCGGCAACGAGTACAACACCAACTCGAACCTGCCGGGCCGTAGCCCGATCGAGGAATAA
- the erpA gene encoding iron-sulfur cluster insertion protein ErpA → MTDTTIAPATHGVTLTEAAAAKAASLLEQEGNDELKLRIEVQPGGCSGLIYRLYFDENMHDGDAVVEFGGVGLVVDQMSVPYLDGASIDFEDSIHKYGFSIDNPNAQGSCACGDSFH, encoded by the coding sequence ATGACCGACACCACCATCGCTCCGGCGACGCACGGCGTCACCCTGACCGAGGCGGCGGCTGCGAAGGCGGCCAGCCTGCTCGAGCAGGAGGGCAACGACGAACTGAAGCTGCGCATCGAGGTGCAGCCGGGCGGATGCTCCGGCCTGATCTACCGGCTCTACTTCGACGAGAACATGCACGACGGCGACGCCGTGGTCGAGTTCGGCGGAGTGGGCCTCGTCGTCGACCAGATGAGCGTGCCCTATCTCGACGGCGCCTCGATCGACTTCGAGGACTCCATCCACAAGTACGGGTTCTCGATCGACAACCCGAACGCCCAGGGCAGCTGCGCCTGCGGCGACAGCTTCCACTGA
- a CDS encoding dipeptidase, whose translation MTEIQAPNSSAASDRPAVEEAVRTAVQEGLPATIADLSRLVRVPSVAFEGFDHSHVQASAEAVRALFEETGAFDEVVISRAPIPGSDELGQPAVLGTRAARNGAPTVLLYAHHDVQPVGDESGWLSPAFEPTLRGDRLYGRGTADDKAGIMSHIASIRALIAAHGPDFDLGLVVFIEGEEEFGSRSFSSFLAQHRDQLAADVIIVADSGNWDTETPALTAALRGNVTFNFTIETLDHASHSGMFGGAVPDAMTAMIKLLATLHDDEGAVAVEGLRSYEAETPPYDEAQLRRESGLLDGVTPIGRGTILSRLWYQPSITVVGIDATSVLNASNTLSPKLRGRISVRIAPGQSPTEAFAAVEKHLTDHTPFGARVEITDIDLGAPFLVDTSGPVAAAALDAMRDAWDAEPVLMGVGGSIPFVADLVEVFPQAQILITGVEDPDSRAHSPNESLHLGVFHRGILSEALLLSRLGSRA comes from the coding sequence ATGACCGAGATCCAGGCTCCGAACAGCAGCGCAGCATCCGACCGACCCGCCGTCGAAGAGGCGGTGCGCACCGCGGTGCAGGAGGGCCTGCCGGCCACGATCGCCGACCTGTCGCGCCTCGTCCGCGTGCCCTCGGTGGCGTTCGAGGGCTTCGACCACTCGCACGTGCAGGCGAGCGCCGAGGCGGTGCGCGCGCTGTTCGAGGAGACGGGGGCGTTCGACGAGGTCGTGATCTCCCGCGCACCGATCCCCGGGAGTGACGAGCTGGGGCAGCCGGCGGTGCTCGGCACGCGCGCGGCCCGCAACGGTGCGCCCACAGTGCTGCTCTACGCGCACCACGACGTGCAGCCGGTGGGCGACGAGAGCGGCTGGTTGTCGCCGGCGTTCGAGCCGACGCTGCGCGGCGACCGGCTCTACGGACGCGGAACCGCCGACGACAAGGCCGGCATCATGTCGCACATCGCGTCGATCCGGGCGCTCATCGCCGCGCACGGCCCCGACTTCGACCTCGGTCTCGTCGTCTTCATCGAGGGTGAGGAGGAGTTCGGCTCCCGCTCGTTCTCGAGCTTCCTCGCCCAGCACCGCGATCAGCTCGCCGCTGACGTCATCATCGTCGCCGACTCCGGCAACTGGGACACCGAGACCCCGGCCCTCACCGCCGCGCTGCGCGGCAACGTCACCTTCAACTTCACGATCGAGACCCTCGACCACGCGTCGCACTCGGGCATGTTCGGCGGCGCGGTGCCGGATGCGATGACGGCGATGATCAAGCTCCTCGCGACCCTGCACGACGACGAGGGCGCGGTCGCGGTCGAGGGGCTGCGCTCGTACGAGGCAGAGACGCCGCCCTACGACGAGGCGCAGTTGCGACGCGAGTCGGGACTGCTCGACGGCGTCACGCCCATCGGGCGCGGCACCATCCTGAGCCGCCTCTGGTACCAGCCGAGCATCACGGTCGTCGGCATCGACGCGACGAGCGTGCTCAACGCCTCCAACACGCTCAGCCCGAAGCTCCGAGGCCGCATCAGCGTGCGCATCGCGCCCGGGCAGAGCCCCACCGAGGCGTTCGCCGCCGTCGAGAAGCACCTCACCGACCACACCCCGTTCGGCGCCCGGGTGGAGATCACCGACATCGACCTCGGCGCGCCGTTCCTCGTCGACACGAGCGGGCCGGTCGCCGCCGCCGCTCTCGACGCGATGCGCGACGCGTGGGACGCCGAGCCCGTGCTCATGGGCGTCGGCGGCAGCATCCCCTTCGTCGCCGACCTCGTGGAGGTGTTCCCGCAGGCGCAGATTCTGATCACCGGCGTCGAGGACCCGGACTCGCGCGCGCACAGCCCGAACGAGTCGCTGCACCTGGGCGTCTTCCACCGCGGCATCCTGAGCGAGGCGCTCCTGTTGTCGCGACTCGGTTCGCGCGCGTAA
- a CDS encoding DUF3043 domain-containing protein, whose protein sequence is MATASDKKGAAAPETLEETQARLAGKGRPTPSRREREAQRKRPLVPEDRRQANKEARAKLAQAREKARIGMANGEERYLPARDKGPQKRYVRDYVDARFSVGEVMIPLMFLVIVLTFFPQPEIQFFGILALWAFFLVAIIDCVVLGFLLNRRLKEKFGESRVERVRWYAAMRALQLRPMRLPKPQVKRGQYPA, encoded by the coding sequence GTGGCCACAGCATCCGACAAGAAGGGCGCGGCCGCGCCGGAGACCCTCGAAGAGACGCAAGCGCGGCTGGCCGGCAAGGGCCGACCGACCCCGTCTCGACGCGAGCGGGAGGCGCAGCGCAAGCGCCCCCTCGTGCCCGAGGACCGCCGTCAGGCCAACAAGGAGGCGCGGGCCAAGCTCGCGCAGGCGCGCGAGAAGGCGCGCATCGGCATGGCGAACGGCGAGGAACGCTACCTCCCCGCTCGCGACAAGGGGCCGCAGAAGCGCTACGTGCGCGACTACGTCGACGCGCGCTTCAGCGTCGGCGAGGTCATGATCCCGCTCATGTTCCTCGTGATCGTGCTCACCTTCTTCCCGCAGCCCGAGATCCAGTTCTTCGGCATCCTCGCGCTGTGGGCGTTCTTCCTCGTCGCGATCATCGACTGCGTCGTGCTCGGGTTCCTGCTGAACCGACGCCTCAAGGAGAAGTTCGGCGAATCGCGCGTCGAGCGCGTGCGCTGGTACGCCGCCATGCGGGCGCTGCAGCTGCGCCCGATGCGTCTGCCGAAGCCGCAGGTCAAGCGCGGCCAGTACCCCGCCTGA
- a CDS encoding quinone-dependent dihydroorotate dehydrogenase, with protein MYPLLFRLVLSRLDPERAHHLAFGVIRALPPTVGRAVHRMTRADESLAVDALGLRFPSPFGVAAGFDKTGAGIIGLHQLGFGHVEVGTITARPQPGNERPRLFRLIPDRAVINRMGFNNDGARAAAKRIARARRRADRPVIGVNIGKSRVVEVDDAVEDYLESTRLLAPLADYLVINVSSPNTPGLRGLQELDRLEPLLDAVRAASAGTPLLVKIAPDLDDEQIAGIAGLAVRLGLDGIVATNTTISRDGLRTDRSVVDAAGAGGLSGRPLAARSLEVLRILRRHVPSDLCVISVGGVETADDVAERLDAGATLVQGYTGFLYRGPFWARQINRGLARRR; from the coding sequence ATGTATCCGCTGCTGTTCCGCCTCGTCCTGTCCCGCCTCGATCCGGAGCGCGCCCACCACCTCGCGTTCGGCGTCATCCGCGCCCTGCCGCCGACCGTCGGTCGCGCGGTGCACCGGATGACGCGCGCCGACGAGTCGCTCGCGGTGGACGCGCTCGGACTCCGCTTCCCGTCGCCGTTCGGCGTGGCCGCCGGGTTCGACAAGACCGGGGCGGGCATCATCGGCCTGCACCAGCTCGGGTTCGGACACGTCGAGGTCGGTACGATCACGGCGCGGCCGCAGCCCGGCAACGAGCGGCCCCGCCTGTTCCGGCTCATCCCGGACCGTGCGGTGATCAATCGGATGGGGTTCAACAACGACGGTGCCCGCGCGGCCGCGAAACGGATCGCCCGCGCGCGCCGGCGCGCCGACCGGCCCGTGATCGGCGTGAACATCGGTAAGTCGCGTGTCGTCGAGGTCGACGACGCCGTCGAGGACTACCTCGAGAGCACCCGGCTGCTCGCGCCCCTCGCCGACTACCTCGTCATCAACGTGAGCTCGCCCAACACGCCCGGGCTGCGCGGGCTGCAGGAGCTCGATCGGCTCGAGCCGCTGCTGGATGCGGTGCGCGCCGCATCGGCGGGCACCCCGCTGCTCGTGAAGATCGCGCCGGACCTCGACGACGAGCAGATCGCCGGGATCGCCGGCCTCGCCGTGCGCCTCGGCCTCGACGGGATCGTCGCGACGAACACGACCATCTCGCGCGACGGACTGCGCACCGACCGATCCGTCGTCGACGCCGCCGGCGCCGGGGGACTGTCGGGTCGTCCACTCGCCGCGCGCTCCCTCGAGGTGCTGCGCATCCTCCGCCGACACGTGCCGTCCGACTTGTGCGTCATCTCCGTCGGCGGCGTCGAGACGGCGGACGACGTCGCCGAGCGCCTCGACGCGGGAGCCACGCTCGTGCAGGGCTACACCGGTTTCCTCTACCGCGGCCCGTTCTGGGCGCGGCAGATCAACCGGGGCCTCGCCCGCCGCCGCTGA
- the nrdR gene encoding transcriptional regulator NrdR, which produces MFCPFCRNPDTRVIDSRTSDDGLAIRRRRQCPECGRRFTTTETASLNVIKRNGVVEPFSREKIVSGVRKACQGRPVTDTDLAVLAQRVEESIRATGASQIEANDIGLAILPPLRELDEVAYLRFASVYQGFDSLDDFESAIALLRVEHQPADDAESPDARTGR; this is translated from the coding sequence GTGTTCTGCCCGTTCTGCCGTAATCCCGACACGCGGGTGATCGACTCGCGCACCAGCGACGACGGCCTCGCCATCCGGCGGCGGCGGCAGTGCCCCGAATGCGGACGGCGGTTCACCACCACCGAGACGGCGAGCCTCAACGTCATCAAGCGCAACGGCGTGGTCGAACCCTTCAGCCGCGAGAAGATCGTCTCCGGCGTGCGCAAGGCCTGCCAGGGTCGCCCGGTGACCGACACCGATCTCGCGGTGCTCGCCCAGCGGGTCGAGGAGTCGATCCGTGCGACGGGCGCCTCGCAGATCGAGGCGAACGACATCGGGCTCGCGATCCTGCCGCCGCTGCGCGAGCTCGACGAGGTCGCCTACCTCCGCTTCGCGAGCGTGTACCAGGGCTTCGACTCCCTCGACGACTTCGAGTCGGCGATCGCGCTCCTGCGCGTCGAACACCAGCCGGCCGACGACGCCGAGTCGCCCGACGCGCGGACCGGCCGGTAG
- the hisD gene encoding histidinol dehydrogenase, translating to MIQTIDLRPLPASRAALLAAVPRAHVDPASALPIAEGLISDVIARGEEALLEQAERFDGVRPASLRVPSADIAAAVDGLDPVVRAALTEAIARVRAASAAQVPPPAETRIDDGAVVVQRWQAVDRVGLYVPGGKAVYPSSVVMNVVPAQVAGVRSIAIASPAQRESGGVHPTILAAAGLLGIDEVYAMGGAGAVGAFAYGVPSLGLDPVDAITGPGNVFVAAAKRAVAGRVAIDAEAGPTEILVIADATAEADLVAADLVSQAEHDELASALLVTDDAGLAERVIAALPALVERTHHSDRVRTALGGPQSAIVLVDDLEAAARFSNAYGPEHLEIQTADPEAVLESIDSAGAIFLGPHTPVSLGDYLAGSNHVLPTGGQSRFSSGLNTATFLRPQQVVRYDRDALARVRDGIRALSDAEDLPAHGDAVDARFA from the coding sequence ATGATCCAGACGATCGACCTGCGCCCGCTTCCCGCCTCCCGCGCCGCCCTGCTCGCGGCGGTCCCGCGAGCACACGTCGACCCGGCGTCGGCACTGCCGATCGCCGAGGGACTCATCTCCGACGTCATCGCCCGCGGGGAGGAGGCACTGCTCGAGCAGGCCGAACGCTTCGACGGCGTGCGTCCCGCGTCGCTGCGGGTGCCGTCCGCCGACATCGCCGCGGCCGTCGACGGGCTCGACCCGGTCGTGCGGGCGGCGCTCACCGAGGCGATCGCCCGCGTGCGGGCCGCGAGCGCGGCCCAGGTGCCGCCGCCGGCCGAGACGCGCATCGACGACGGTGCCGTCGTCGTGCAGCGCTGGCAGGCGGTCGACCGTGTCGGGCTCTACGTGCCCGGTGGCAAGGCCGTCTACCCGTCGAGCGTCGTCATGAACGTCGTCCCCGCCCAGGTCGCCGGCGTGCGCTCGATCGCCATCGCCTCCCCGGCCCAGCGCGAGTCCGGGGGAGTGCACCCCACGATCCTCGCCGCCGCGGGGCTGCTCGGCATCGACGAGGTGTACGCGATGGGCGGCGCCGGAGCGGTCGGTGCGTTCGCGTACGGGGTGCCGTCGCTCGGGCTGGATCCCGTCGACGCCATCACGGGTCCGGGCAACGTCTTCGTCGCCGCGGCGAAGCGCGCCGTCGCCGGCCGGGTCGCGATCGATGCGGAGGCCGGTCCGACCGAGATCCTCGTGATCGCCGACGCGACCGCCGAGGCCGATCTCGTCGCCGCCGATCTGGTGAGCCAGGCGGAGCACGACGAGCTCGCCTCCGCACTGCTCGTCACCGACGACGCCGGGCTCGCCGAACGCGTGATCGCCGCGCTCCCCGCCCTCGTGGAGCGCACCCACCACTCCGACCGCGTGCGCACCGCGCTCGGCGGCCCGCAGTCCGCGATCGTGCTCGTCGACGACCTCGAGGCCGCCGCACGCTTCAGCAACGCCTACGGTCCGGAGCACCTCGAGATCCAGACCGCCGATCCCGAGGCGGTGCTCGAGTCGATCGACAGCGCGGGCGCGATCTTCCTCGGACCGCACACCCCGGTCAGCCTCGGCGACTACCTCGCCGGTTCCAATCACGTGCTGCCGACCGGAGGCCAGTCCCGGTTCTCGTCGGGTCTCAACACGGCGACCTTCCTGCGCCCCCAGCAGGTCGTCCGCTACGACCGCGACGCGCTCGCCCGGGTGCGCGACGGCATCCGCGCCCTGAGCGACGCGGAGGACCTGCCGGCCCACGGCGACGCCGTCGACGCGCGGTTCGCCTGA
- a CDS encoding flavin reductase family protein gives MDDTRPADDTAAFRHAFRRHAAGVVAITTVLPDGTPAGFTATSVASLAADPPLVTFNMARTASTWPAVAEGTHVIVHMLGARNRTAAERLAGPAGRRFEGDHWTPGPLGIPLLRDVTAWMLVRIVDRVAVASAAVVVAQVEDGGLGEPDVPLIYHERQYWRPGDPA, from the coding sequence ATGGACGACACCCGCCCCGCCGACGACACCGCGGCGTTCCGGCACGCGTTCCGCCGTCACGCGGCCGGAGTGGTCGCGATCACGACGGTTCTGCCCGACGGCACGCCCGCGGGGTTCACCGCCACCTCGGTCGCCTCACTCGCCGCGGATCCGCCGCTCGTGACCTTCAACATGGCCCGTACCGCGAGCACCTGGCCCGCGGTCGCGGAAGGCACCCACGTCATCGTGCACATGCTCGGAGCCCGCAACCGCACGGCGGCCGAGCGTCTCGCCGGGCCGGCCGGACGCCGCTTCGAGGGCGACCATTGGACCCCCGGCCCGCTCGGCATCCCGTTGCTGCGGGACGTGACCGCGTGGATGCTCGTTCGCATCGTGGACCGGGTGGCGGTCGCGTCGGCCGCCGTCGTCGTCGCGCAGGTCGAGGACGGCGGGCTCGGCGAGCCCGACGTGCCGCTCATCTACCACGAGCGTCAGTACTGGCGCCCGGGCGATCCGGCCTGA